A section of the Humulus lupulus chromosome 2, drHumLupu1.1, whole genome shotgun sequence genome encodes:
- the LOC133819385 gene encoding protein SRG1 — protein MAKLSIFKVVWNIQVSNKILCKHHHHHHHSRRSASMAPVPISLIKVGKIDDVQELRKAKSKIPERFVRDKTERPAVATAASSSSNIPIIDFHKLSNGTKDEVLSELLQLSTACDEWGFFQVINHGIDQSLVEQIEKVSKGFFMLPLAEKQEYAMAPGTIQGYGQAFVFSEDQKLDWCNMFALGVEPKFIRSPKLWPKNPAKFSDTVDLYSKEVRKLCQSLLKYIAMTLGLKKDIFNEMFGAAVQAIRMNYYPPCSRPDLVLGLSPHSDGSALTVLQESKGSSVGLQIFKDNKWVSVQPISNALVVNIGDTIEVLTNGRYKSVEHRAVTHKQKDRLSIVTFYAPSYEIEIGPLAELVDENNPCKYRRYNHGEYSKHYVTNKLQGKRTLEFAKIQTNNPN, from the exons ATGGCCAAACTATCGATCTTCAAAGTAGTATGGAATATTCAAGTAAGCAATAAGATATTGtgtaagcatcatcatcatcatcatcatagtCGTCGATCAG CTTCCATGGCCCCAGTACCAATTTCTCTCATCAAAGTTGGGAAAATTGATGATGTCCAAGAACTGAGAAAGGCTAAGTCTAAAATCCCAGAAAGATTTGTAAGAGACAAAACTGAGAGGCCAGCAGTAGCCACTGCTGCATCATCATCTAGTAACATTCCCATTATAGATTTCCACAAGCTTTCAAATGGTACTAAAGATGAAGTTCTAAGTGAGCTTTTACAGCTCTCAACTGCTTGTGATGAGTGGGGTTTTTTTCAg GTGATAAATCATGGAATTGACCAGAGTTTGGTAGAGCAAATAGAGAAGGTATCCAAGGGGTTTTTCATGCTGCCTTTGGCTGAGAAGCAGGAGTATGCCATGGCTCCTGGGACTATTCAGGGCTATGGACAGGCTTTTGTGTTCTCAGAGGACCAAAAGCTAGACTGGTGCAACATGTTTGCCCTTGGGGTTGAGCCAAAGTTTATAAGAAGCCCAAAACTATGGCCAAAAAACCCTGCTAAGTTCAG TGACACTGTGGATCTTTATTCAAAAGAAGTAAGGAAGCTATGCCAAAGTCTTTTGAAATATATAGCTATGACTCTTGGCTTGAAGAAAGATATCTTTAATGAGATGTTTGGTGCGGCTGTCCAAGCCATAAGGATGAACTATTACCCACCATGTTCAAGACCCGACCTTGTTTTGGGTCTAAGCCCACATTCAGATGGAAGTGCCCTAACAGTTCTCCAAGAAAGTAAAGGCAGCTCAGTGGGACTTCAAATCTTTAAAGACAACAAGTGGGTTTCAGTTCAGCCCATCTCAAATGCCCTTGTGGTCAACATTGGAGACACTATAGAA GTTCTTACAAATGGAAGGTACAAGAGTGTGGAACACAGAGCTGTGACTCACAAGCAAAAAGATAGACTTTCAATAGTCACTTTTTATGCTCCTAGTTATGAAATAGAGATTGGACCTTTGGCTGAATTGGTGGATGAAAACAATCCGTGCAAGTATAGAAGATACAATCATGGAGAGTATAGTAAACACTATGTGACAAACAAGTTACAAGGCAAGAGAACACTGGAATTTGCCAAGATTCaaaccaacaatccaaactaa